The Thermococcus sp. genome includes a region encoding these proteins:
- the coaBC gene encoding bifunctional phosphopantothenoylcysteine decarboxylase/phosphopantothenate--cysteine ligase CoaBC: MLHHVRLIYATKSRKLVGKKIVLAIPGSIAAVEAVKLARELIRHGAEVYAVMSENAQKIIHPYAMEFATGNPVVTEITGFIEHVELAGEHENKADLILVYPATANTIGKIANGIDDTPVTTVITTAFAHTPIMIAPAMHSTMYEHPIVLENIEKLKKLGVEFIEPKLEEGKAKVAPVEEVVYRVIRKLHPKTLAGKRVLVTAGATKEYIDPIRYITNASSGKMGVAIAEEADFRGAEVTLIRTKGSVPSFVENQIEVETVEEMLKAIEDELKARKYDVVVLAAAVSDFRVKNRADVKVKSGKPITLELEPTPKIIDRVKELQPDTFLVGFKAETGLSEGELINAARKQIERAGSDLVVANTLKAFGSDENEVILVSREEAKKLPRMSKRELAERLWDEIEGLISRRARS, from the coding sequence ATGCTTCACCATGTTAGGCTGATTTATGCCACGAAGAGCCGAAAACTCGTCGGCAAGAAAATTGTTCTCGCCATCCCTGGCAGTATAGCTGCGGTGGAAGCTGTAAAGCTCGCGAGGGAGCTCATAAGGCACGGCGCGGAAGTTTATGCAGTGATGAGCGAGAACGCTCAAAAAATAATCCACCCCTATGCGATGGAGTTCGCCACCGGGAACCCCGTAGTGACGGAAATCACGGGCTTTATAGAGCACGTTGAGCTCGCTGGAGAGCACGAGAACAAGGCCGACCTAATCCTCGTTTACCCCGCAACGGCCAACACCATTGGAAAGATAGCCAACGGCATAGACGATACCCCGGTTACGACAGTCATAACTACGGCCTTCGCCCACACGCCGATAATGATAGCTCCAGCGATGCACTCGACAATGTACGAGCACCCGATAGTGCTTGAGAACATCGAGAAGCTCAAAAAGCTGGGGGTAGAGTTCATAGAGCCCAAACTGGAGGAGGGCAAGGCGAAGGTGGCGCCGGTTGAAGAGGTCGTCTACCGCGTCATCAGAAAGCTCCACCCAAAAACATTAGCCGGAAAGAGGGTTCTAGTCACTGCTGGGGCAACGAAGGAGTACATCGACCCGATACGCTACATAACCAACGCGAGTAGCGGAAAAATGGGCGTTGCCATAGCTGAGGAGGCCGACTTCCGCGGTGCCGAGGTGACGCTCATAAGGACGAAGGGGAGCGTCCCGAGCTTCGTGGAGAACCAGATTGAGGTCGAGACCGTTGAGGAGATGCTGAAAGCCATCGAGGACGAGCTGAAAGCTAGGAAATACGATGTGGTTGTTTTGGCCGCGGCGGTAAGCGACTTCAGGGTGAAGAACAGGGCTGATGTGAAGGTAAAGAGCGGAAAACCAATAACCCTTGAGCTTGAGCCGACGCCGAAGATAATAGACCGCGTGAAGGAACTCCAGCCAGATACTTTCCTCGTCGGCTTTAAAGCCGAGACAGGCCTGAGCGAGGGAGAGCTTATCAACGCAGCCAGAAAGCAAATTGAAAGAGCCGGAAGTGACCTCGTCGTTGCGAACACGCTAAAGGCCTTCGGCAGCGACGAGAACGAGGTAATCCTGGTGAGCAGGGAAGAAGCTAAGAAGCTCCCGAGGATGAGCAAGCGCGAGCTGGCCGAGAGGCTGTGGGACGAGATAGAGGGCCTTATCTCTCGGCGAGCTCGAAGTTGA
- a CDS encoding DUF190 domain-containing protein translates to MVEVEHWNTLRLKIYIGENDRFDRKPLYKAIVEKLREMGIAGATVYRGIYGFGKKSRIHSSDVMRLSTDLPIVIEVVDRGYKIERAICEIKPMIKDGMITVEPIIVVWVGTEEEVRKFEDDAVREL, encoded by the coding sequence ATGGTCGAGGTCGAGCACTGGAACACGCTCAGGCTAAAGATTTACATCGGGGAGAACGACCGCTTCGATAGAAAGCCCCTCTACAAGGCCATAGTTGAGAAGCTCCGCGAGATGGGGATTGCTGGAGCGACCGTCTACAGAGGTATCTACGGCTTCGGGAAGAAGAGCAGAATTCACTCAAGCGACGTTATGAGGCTTTCGACAGACCTCCCAATAGTCATTGAGGTCGTTGACAGGGGCTACAAGATAGAGAGAGCGATATGCGAGATAAAGCCCATGATAAAGGACGGCATGATCACCGTCGAGCCAATCATAGTGGTCTGGGTCGGCACCGAGGAAGAGGTCAGGAAGTTCGAGGACGACGCCGTCAGGGAGCTTTGA
- a CDS encoding NitrOD5 domain-containing protein, with protein MKDVLEAHLRVTLHRGLEVAYEDPKAFKGAVAKLFGEYSARLLELIILQRLKEQFGWSEEPSSLEEAVERIRAIYGG; from the coding sequence CTGAAGGACGTCCTTGAGGCCCACCTCAGGGTCACCCTTCACCGGGGCCTTGAGGTTGCCTACGAAGACCCCAAAGCATTTAAGGGTGCGGTCGCAAAGTTGTTCGGAGAATACAGTGCGAGGTTGCTTGAGTTGATAATACTTCAGAGGTTGAAGGAGCAGTTCGGGTGGTCTGAAGAGCCATCGAGCCTTGAGGAGGCCGTGGAGAGAATAAGGGCAATCTACGGTGGGTAG
- the crcB gene encoding fluoride efflux transporter CrcB encodes MNARLLGFLALGGALGAVARFYIAGLLPVYRDFPVGTLMVNSIASLILGYLYGLVFWGFEVPPEWRVGVGVGFCGALSTFSTFSYETFSLLREREYLMATLNVLANVIITVALIFAGFILARR; translated from the coding sequence ATGAACGCGAGACTGCTGGGATTCCTTGCCCTCGGAGGGGCCTTAGGAGCGGTGGCGAGGTTCTACATAGCCGGCCTGTTGCCGGTCTACCGCGACTTTCCGGTTGGAACGCTTATGGTGAACAGCATAGCAAGCCTGATACTCGGCTACCTCTACGGCCTCGTCTTCTGGGGCTTTGAGGTTCCACCGGAGTGGAGGGTCGGCGTTGGGGTTGGCTTCTGCGGTGCCTTAAGCACGTTCTCAACCTTCTCCTACGAGACGTTTTCACTCCTCCGCGAGAGGGAGTACCTCATGGCGACCCTCAACGTGCTGGCAAACGTTATAATAACCGTTGCCCTAATCTTTGCGGGTTTTATCCTGGCCCGGAGGTGA
- a CDS encoding ArsA-related P-loop ATPase produces the protein MRKRKYIPRWTMKVVGFLGPGGSGKTTMSANTATCLAISGIRTLLIDGDLYLPDLHNHFALNAPYSFEDYLNDPELNPEWLTVPARFTRNLHLILGKPHGITVNPLNLLPVLDEVIDRLKAMYGVIVIDFPPSIPIELNGLLKKVDIPVLVVDPNRVPLNGVFRYLTALIRKFGVKRVIMNFADFPEDFLETLVELVEDELGARIMAFIPTRESLLMEPVRGIPSCLEDEWLSELGLSVLEELGYI, from the coding sequence ATGAGGAAAAGAAAGTACATTCCACGATGGACTATGAAGGTCGTTGGATTCCTGGGACCGGGGGGCAGTGGAAAAACGACGATGTCAGCCAATACCGCGACCTGCCTGGCGATAAGCGGTATCAGAACGCTTCTCATTGATGGAGACCTTTACCTCCCTGACCTCCACAACCACTTCGCCCTGAACGCCCCCTACTCCTTCGAGGACTACCTCAACGACCCGGAGCTGAACCCTGAGTGGCTCACCGTCCCGGCCAGGTTCACCCGGAACCTTCACCTCATTCTGGGCAAGCCCCATGGAATCACCGTGAACCCTCTAAACCTCCTGCCGGTTCTGGACGAGGTAATCGACAGGCTGAAGGCAATGTACGGCGTCATCGTGATAGACTTCCCGCCTTCCATACCGATTGAGCTCAACGGCCTCCTCAAGAAGGTTGACATCCCCGTTCTCGTCGTTGACCCCAACAGGGTGCCCCTGAACGGCGTGTTCAGGTACCTGACAGCCCTGATAAGGAAGTTCGGGGTAAAGAGGGTGATAATGAACTTCGCCGACTTTCCGGAGGACTTCCTTGAAACCCTCGTGGAGCTGGTCGAGGATGAGCTTGGAGCACGTATTATGGCATTTATTCCGACGAGAGAATCCCTCCTTATGGAGCCGGTTCGTGGAATTCCGTCGTGCCTTGAAGACGAGTGGCTTTCCGAGCTGGGACTCAGCGTCCTTGAGGAGCTGGGCTACATCTGA